Below is a genomic region from Nicotiana tomentosiformis unplaced genomic scaffold, ASM39032v3 Un00392, whole genome shotgun sequence.
CGCTCCACATTTGCGAGAAGGACACAGTATCCTAACTTGCCAATGTTAACATCGACCCCTTGTAAAGCTTGGGGCAATAGATTTGGATGAGATGCTTGAAAGTAAAACATTCTTGAACCTTTTCATTAAGGAACCTCAGGCATGCCACAAATCTCCACACACCTTGTTCCAATTGAGCTAAGCAAATGTTGTATGCCTTGCAGATGTCCTTTATTACCTTATCGATAGCCGACTCAAATTAAAGGGTGAATAGGTAGGTGACTACAAATGAGAAACTTTCCCGATAGGTGGTTATATTCTCGTTTGCTTCAGGAAGGGAGACTTCAATACTACCTTCCCCGGTGCAGTCTTTCATGACTGTCGACTGCCGGAGGATGCTTTTCCTGTAAAGCTAGTGGGAAAGTTTCAATTTCTCTTTTCCAAGCACTGCTCTTGGAACTGCGTGGACTAATGAGATTGATCGTCTTCAGAAGAACCCCTATAATTTTTGGCTCGCTTTGTTTTTTCTTGCCCTCGTGCAATGTTTTGGAAGCCTTGGTCTTCTTGGCGTAGACTGGCACCAACTCCACTGTGGGTGTCGCAGCCTGAGCAACTAAACCTTCACCCGCAGGATTTGATGATCCCTCTCTTGCCGTCATTTAGAGTTTGGTAGCCCTACCTCTCCTTGTAAGAGCGGATGGCTCTTCCACCATCATATCCTCCATGGTTGCAACGGTCATTAGTAGAGGAGCAACGACGATGCCCTTGATAATGGAAGCCACTTCAGTGGCTCGGACTGAAGTGTCGTGAGAAGCCATTAGGGAAAATAGGAAATGGAAAGGTCAAAGATTTATTAGAAAACAACAATGGAGTTGCAAGGAAATTTCAGATAAAAGGTTCAAGAAAAAGGTAATAAGGACAGAGAAAGAGGACGACTCGTATATGCGAGGCCATCATAACCTTGGTAATTTCTATGGTATTAGAACCCGTGAAAGGCTGCCACATGTCATGAACCTTTAATTGAAGTGACTAGACGTCATGTAAGATTCAAAAGCGATGACGGTTGCGTGGTAAATTCATCCTAAAAGATCTTCTGTAACACGCCAAAAATCATACCATTTCACGAGACATTTCTTGAAAATTATTCGAAAaatggtggggggggggggggactatctgtattggtaaaATCTAGCTTTGGCAGGTGGATAGCTTACATAGCAATACGATATTGCTTGGGATACGTTTCTTCCCGAGTGATAAATGAAGGACATAACTCCATCCCGACAAAAAGGGTCTTCGATCAAGGAACTCCTTTACGGGGAGACGAGAGTAATGTCCCGGTGAAGCACTCCAAAGATAGATCCGGGGATCCATTGATGAAGCAACAACGTGGGGTCTTACTTGGTCTTTAACCGTCTCAAAAATATTCGGGATCCACTCATATCTACTACGTTTGATACTTATCCATAACTAACGAGTATCTCGATGGTTGCTAATCACCTAGAGAAATATACGAAAGTGGGACTAGGCATCTGAACGTTAGATTTAGACTATAAATACCTCAACTTTCCTCACTTGTAATTCATACAAAGATTCAACTTACTCTTTACTATAAGATGTTGCATTTCTGGGCAGCAGAACTTTTATTTGTAGTAGTATGGCACACGATGAATCTCAATAAGATTATTCTTTCttttgcttgattaatttaatcgccttattatattattattcattACTTATTTAATCTAATCCGGCGAGTTAATTGATTAAGCTTTGACTTGAACCTATTTTTGGTGACCTcattaaatataaatttaattattttatcctGAAACTAATTTTGGACTGAACAACTTCTACGATGAATTTTTGCTTAAATATCACACTTTTTGTACATTATACCGGCATGTATTCTATTTTTTCACTATGATAAGTTATATATGATGTAAcaatatttattatttaaatctTGTCGATTCATGTATTAATTACGCTCAATCCGCATTCCACATTGATTAAAATTCGCTTATTTCATACTCATTGTGCTCCATAGGCAAGATATGCGAGAAAATGATATTTTATGCCCACTTAGAAATTGAGTAGAAAAGATTAATCTACAAAAATTTCTTATGTTTTATCCAAAAATTTCCTGTACTATTTTTACTGATCTTAAACAAAAAGAATCaaattgtatacgggtaaaaccaagCCCACCGCATGACTCGACTCCCAGGTGAGCCAAACAGAGCAGGAACGTGACCGTGATGTATCTAAGTCAGTGTGAAGAACCTCTCGTATCGGGGCTCGGGCAAATAACATGCCCTCGGGGATATCTGGGCTATATCTTGGAGGCCCGATCTGAAGATTGAAGACTTCGGAGAAAATTGCCAAGTAGCTGCGCACGACTAACAAAAGGTCGTGATGTCCGTGACTGACTGAATATCACGACGCAAATCTCGACTCGTATAAACGATCGGCGCAACGAAAGAGTTTTACTTTCTTTAGAATTGTACTTAAGGTAAaactcttctactatataaaggggcattgtaacacgcatatcaaggcaatatactcttattttctctattattcaatgttcttacttttgttcatcagttcttCATTGTTGTGAGCCTGGGATCGAAGGCATGCATTACATTAAGTTGTTACTGAGTCCGGGTTCACTCCCCTTAATTGGTTTGATAAATTATTACATCATTTTTCTGTTTAATCTAACGTTATTTATCATTTGTACTGGATTGATCCGCATATCCTTTAAACCAgatataaattaaattattatctaatttttagggtaaacagtttggcgcccaccgtggggctaaggataatagtgaaaatttgatacaaatttccataacacattttattttacacttgttatttgggcttttaatttcaggtcaaattaaaaatgtcaaactcccaaTGTTCCCATTTGAACATTGATGCTGAGTCTGGCCATCACGGCGAGAACAACAACATGGTGCCCCGCAACGAGGTGCCCCCTGTTGACCCCAACAGAATCCCAGTCGTGAATCtgatcgatgctaactcacacaTGGCAATCAAAGCAAACTTGCCTACTGACCCCGAAAACAGCATTCGCGGGGGAGCCCGGTCGCTAGCATGAAGTACAAGATGGCGAAGgtgatgggatcaacttgcgggtgatcttcgaaacgttacaggctcaacaggcagtGATAGCCCTGTTGTTGAACCAAAGCCGCGCTCCCAGCATAGTTGAGCCCGAACAATCCCAGGAAAATGCTCACATAAATGAACCGGCCATAGAAAGGCCGGGTGAAGCAGAACCTGAGACCAACCCCGATATAATAAAGATGCTtaaggaactgacaaaacgggtggaGTCGGGAGAaaaaaacatttaagccaacgacaaaaaagtggagacctataactcaagggtcgatcaaatcccaagAGCACCACCGATACTGAAGAGCCTGGATTACAAGAAAtatgtccaaaagcctttccctccgacCGCAGCTCCGAAGACgatccaaagaagtttcgtatgcccaaaattttGAAGTATAATGGAACAACTGATCAAAATtaacatgtgacctcctacatgtGCACCATCAAGGGGAACAACTTGGTAGATGACGAAATCGAATCCGTTCTGCTGAAAATgttcggagagaccttgtcaaaaggagctatgatatggtaacacaacttacctcctaattctattgactcgttttcTATGCTTGTAGATGCCTTTGTGAAAGCACATGCAGGGGCCgccaaggtcgagactaggaagtcagaTAACAAGATCCTCAAGGAATTCATGTTGAGGTTTTGAATGGAACAGATGGATCTGCCTCCGGTCGCGGAAGATTGGGCCATTCAAGCATTTACccaaggactcaacccccaaagctcattggcttcacagcagttgtaaaaaaatttgatagaatacccgaCCGTAACTTGGGTCgacgtccataacaggtaccaatcaAACATTAGGGTCAAAGATGATCAGATCGGGGCCCAtttcgggtccgtttatcccatcagaactagtgacagatccaaaagagacatcgatcatgaaccaagatcgAACAGAGATTGGTATCAACCATACGATAGAGATCGAAGGGGTAATGGGTCCTGGTGCAACCCTGCGATGAGTGAAAGAAGAAATAATCAAGGTCATAATAACCGCAGTCATGAGCAAAAACAGTTTCGACAGACCCATCGATTCTAAGAAGGCACTAAGGATATCAGAGTACCACTTCAGCATCGATGTTGCCGGcatcgtatcagctatcggacgcattaaagatactaagtggcctcaaCCATTGTAATTTGATCCTACCCCAAAGGACCCCAAActaatgtgtaagtatcatggtacTTATGGCCACAGATTCGAAGACTGCCAACAACTgggagaagaagtagcccggttattcaataacggacacctctgagaatttctgagtgatcgaacCAAAAATCACTTTAgtaatagggactccaacaagtAGATCGAGCAAGAgtaacctcagcacgtcattaacacgATCATTGGTGGAGTTGATGTCCCCCAAGGGCCGATGTTAAAGCACACTAAGGTGTCCATTACAAAGGATAACGGACTCGAGATTATGTATCGAAGGGAACtgtatctttcaacgacgagaaCGTTGAAGGCATCCTGCAACCACATAATgatgtactcataaataaatctcgagttaagcgtgtattaatagatccaggtagctcggccaatataatcagatcgagggtcgtggaatagCTGGTTTACAAGAccagataaccctgctggtaaaCACCGCCGGAACCGtacaggaaacaaagttctatgtgatcgaaggagatatgagatacaatgctctattcaaaaggccatggattcacaatatgagggtAGTACCCTCGAAACTACATCAGACGTTGAAATTCCCCACACCGGGATGGATCAACACtgtttacggagaacaaccggccgcaaaaaaAATGTTCGTTGTCGATGCGGTGACCACGATATCCacactctcgacatcaaagaacccgAGTTCAGCTACCAaggaagaaaccaaatagcaatcaccgatgtCGGCCCCGACCGAACGAGAAAAGCAGGAGACATGAGtggatgatgattacggagtccCTAGGTCATTCATAGCCCCTGACAATTTTGATTCCACCAAGTCAACGGTTGAGGAGCTAGAGCAAGTTAGATTGATCTAGCACTTGCCCGATCAgaaggtatacttgggcacggGGCTAACTCCTGATCTCatgaaaaaactcattgaattcttTATAGCTaatatagattattttgcttggtcccatcttgatatgacagggatcccgccagaaataactactcacaagctgagcttggatccgaagttccacccggttaaaTAGAAGAGGAGGCCTTAGTgtgaagtcaagcatgcattcatcaaagacgaggtatccaaattccttaaaataggttccatttgAGAGGTTAAGCACCCGAATTGGTTAGAAAACGtagtagtagtgcctaaaaaCGGAAATAAAtcaagaatgtgtgtagattacaaataCTTGAACAAGACAttccctaaagactcttttcctttgcctaacatcgatcgcatgaacGATGCGATGGCCGGACAaaagatactcagctttctcgatgcctattccgggtacaaccagatcagTATGGAACCAgacgaccaagaaaagacttccctcatcactaaatacgacacctattgttataacgtaattcaattcaaactaaaaaatattgatgccacttaccaacgcctagtaaattggatgttcgaagagcaaataggaaaatcagtgaaggtttacattgacgacatgttagttatgTCCCTTCAAGTAGAGGACCATTtagaacatttgcaggaaaccttcaacatactaaagaaatacaatatgaagctgaacccggagaaatgcgcatttgtGGTCGGGTCCGGGAAGTTCCTCGAATTtatggtgtccaaccgagggatcgagatcaatcccgacaagatcaaatCTATAGAGGACATCActgtggtggacaatgtcaaggccattcaaaggctaaccgggcgcatagctgcCCTAGGTCTGTTTATTTCAAGATCCTCTGATAAGAGCCATcgattcttctcattattgaagatgaggaataacttctcgtggaccccagagtgccagcaagctttggaagaactcaaacggtaccttacgagtccacctttgcttcatacttcgaaggcagacgagcagttgtacctgtacttagcggtatccaagatagcggtaagtggagtcttagtccagGAAGAAGAAGGTACCCAATTTCatatattatgttagcaggactctaggcgaggccgaaacgtggtatcctcacctggagaaattggcagtcactttgctaagcgcctccaggaagTTAAGGCTATATTTTCAATGCTATCCCAAATGtatcgtaactacttacccattgaggaacataatgcacaaacccgagctctcgggacggttggccaaatggaaCGTGGAAATTAGCAGatacgatatcaaatatcgacCCTAAACCGGcatcaaatctaaaattttggcagacttcgtggctgacttcacgCCGGCATtaatacccgaagttgaaaaggaattgttgttaacctcggggACCTCCTTGgtgatctggaccctctttacggatggtgcctcaaaTGCGAAGGGGTCCGAACTCGGCAaatctcgaattggctaaaatccTGGGGGTCGAAGTGGTCGAAGCTAAATGCGATTCCCTCCTTATGGTAAATCAAGTGTAAGGGAcattcgaagtgaaagaggaacgaatgaaaatatacttggataaactacaggtgacgCTACATCGATTTAGGGAATGGACCCTACAATACGTGACCCGGGTTCAAACTAACGAAGCCGATGCTCTGtctaacttggggtcgtcggttgatgatgatgaattcaactcgggaacggtcgtacaactcatgtaATCGGTAGTAGAAGAAGGCCATGCTAAGATAAACTCGATAACTTTAACCTAGGACTGGAGAAACAcgtatatagattacctgaagacgGGGAAGcttccctcggatcctaaagaatcgagagctttgTGCATGAAGGCGGCCAGGTTTAGCCTATCCGAAGATAACACCCTGTTCAGAAgagcattcgatggcccactcgccatatgaCTGGGACCTggagacaccgaatatgttttgagggaagttcacgaagtcACCTGCGGGAACCATTTGGGGGGAGAATCACTAGTTCGTAAGATAATTAGAGTctgctattactggatcgacatggagaaagatgcgaaaGAGTTAGTGCAAAAATCCGACGGCTGTTAGAAGCACGCACCAATTATCCACCAACCTGGGGAGTTGCTACACTTGGTCCTGTCtccttggccgttcatgaaatggggaatggacatcgtccgtcccctaccatgggcacccggtaagactcaatttataatatttatgactgactatttctctaaatgggttgaagctcaaGCGTTCGATAAAGTCCAggaaaaagaagtcatagacttcatttgggaccgcATAATATGCTGGTTCGGTATACCGGCAGAGATagtgtgtgataatgggaagTTGTTCATCGACAGCAAGGTAAGAAAATTTTTctaggaccataagatcaaaaggatcttgtcaacaccctatcaccctagtgggaatgggcaagcggagtctacaaacaagaccatactccaaaacaTTGAGAAAAGGTTAatcgatgccaaaggaaaatggaaggaaattttgcACGAAGTCCTGTgagcataccgtacgacctcaaagtCTAGTACCAGGGCCACGCCATTTAAATTGGTCTATGGTGCCGAAGCACTAATACTGATCGAAGTAGGAGAACCGAGTCTCAGGTTCTGACATGCGACCGAAGAGTCAAATGGTGAGGCCATGAGCACAAGCCCAGAATTATTGGATGAGGGGAGCGAGGCCGCCCAGAAACATCGGATCAAAAGGTATTACAACCAGAGAGCCAACCTCTGACACTTCAttatcggggacttagtgttaaaaAGGTGACATTGAACACCCAGAACCCGAGCGAAGGGAAGTTGGGACCAAATTGagaaggtccatatcgaattatcggTATTACCGGTAAAGGTTTGTACAAATGCATAGAAGGGAATAGTgcacaactaccaaacaactggaacgtgacccacttaaaacgatattactactaaggtacgacctcattgattctaatttttatatattatgaattaaactaacacttgcaggcaacaaccAAAGGATGATGTAGCTGTTAGGCCTAAAAGCGCGCGTTGAacttttttcccttgaaccggttttgtcctaaatgggttttccgacaaggtttttaatgaggcaacaataaatcgtgctaacttagagtcaAATACCGGTTTTAAATCGAAGCCAATGgtcacatcaacagtatccgagtccactcgaagatcgacctcgaatactgggggccatcacccacATGTcatgatttttatgatttttagCAAGGAAACTTTGTGGTCGAACAGTCTAGGCTCAGTGgataggattcattgtaaggtccaaacggtcaaatgaaccatgcccgTGTAGGTCACACCAGCCGCAATACGAGCGTTTATAAAATCTTGTACGTTacacacagaaatgaaagaaaatttcTACCTTACCAACAAACATTTTTTGCTTCTCAAAAGtatcaagcctaagggctattcctacccgagaactatcgagcccaagggccacccttATCTGAGCCTAAATGGCTACCCCCACTCAGGGAATGTCGTACTTTACAAGTTCAGATGGCTCGGCTTATCGAAACctggaggcacaaaacctattaggcagtgccgaAACCTAAAAGGATATGATCACCCTAAAAATGGTTCGAAGATGTCCGAAGCCcataatcaaaacataaggccttcaacaaaATTTCAAACCTgttcaaaggttaccctcggcaaaattataGTCTAAAAACATTTAAACATACATCTTGGGGAAAGCTTTCAGTCACTACGAGCCCCCATaagtttcaagaaaaacttgCATCGAGGACAGGTCTTATTCGGACCTCCAAAAATTGACTTATTACTACGTTTTATTccgtgctaaggcatttgaaatcaTTGCAATTGTAAAAAGGATGCTAAAGGTAACAAATTTGAAAATTGCCAAAAAGGAAAAAACTTTATATATACATTCCAGaatgtctttacaaaggccaataaAAATAGCCTCGATAAAATAAATGTACAAGATGCAAAAAGAAATACAAAAATTCCTAATGCACCTACGCCTGATCTTCACCAGAACCCACCTCGTCACCAGAACCATTGGGGCCTTCTTCATCTTCGGGTTCATTGGAGCCCTCAgatccttcttcatcctcgggTTTAGCAAGTTTCTTGGCCTCAACCTCAAACCTTTTTGCCACATCGATCTCGGCCGACAGGTCAAAGTCtcgggcatggatctcttcgagggtctccctccgagatagCCGCCTCACGTACTCGGTGGTAGTTTTCAGGCGAGCCTTGGCTGCTTCTACATCAGCCCTATACTGGGCCACAATCTCTTCAGCATCATCCCTGGTTGCTTCCGACTTGGACCTCGTTATTTCGAGCTCTTTGCCAAGGGCATCCCGTTCAGCAATGGCCGAGCCTAGTTGAGCATGAAGGTCCTCGTTTTGTCAAGACCTTGTATTGGCTTTCTCTTTCGCCACTCGGAGTTTAACCTGTACCTATGCCAGTTATGCCTGGGTGGTCTCCTTCTCTGAAGCCAGCCTGTCCATTTTACCCTTCCAAACATTGGTCATGGCTTGGACCTCATTCATTTCAGCTTAGAGTAGGTCGATCCAGTCAATCTTCTGCTGAACCTGCGAGGTTTGGTCGTTAGTCCCCATGGCTAAGTCTTCATTGCTAACTTCAAAAATCTTTACCTTTTCGACTAAGTCAGCATGCTTCTTTTGAGCCGCATCCAACTCGGCCTGGAGATTCTTGACGACCCCTTcgtgttgctcgctgagaagcttatatATGTCACTTTTCTCGGCAAGCTCCTTGACCTCAGCCTCGAGCAGTCTAACCTCGGTGCGGTACTGAAGAAAGCTTTCGTGATGgagtaccgaggcctgcaaaaggGTAAAAGAAAGAAGACATGAGAAATATCAATGACTAAGTCAAAGGTCGAAAGAGCGTAATGATGCCTTACCGATTCAGTGCATGTTGAGCCTTGTTGAACAGAAACGGTGTttccacctcgttcatttttgcTGGTCTTCTTCGGTCTCAAGGAATCGAAGGTGGCTCGCTACTCCCACGGGAGcagaaagaacccgggcatcctccgggatagtGATGATTATCGACCTCTTACGGCCAGGGTCCGCACTCAGGGCAGGGAATTGGTTGGCTAACTTTGGGCTCGGGTTTAGACGTCTGACTTCGGAAGATAGATCTTTTCTCAGCACTTCCAGGTCACCCATCCAGGAAAGGTCTTTCATGACGCATGAGTCCAGGCCGTCAAAAAAGGAACGAATGGATCGTCCATGCCGTAAGTACCTTTGTTCGATTTCTCCTTCCTTGTTTGGGCTTCTTCGAGCATAGACTCGGTGAAAGAGGGCTTCCCCGAGATCTTAATTGTAATGGGCACTTCCTTCGGTGCAGAACTGGCATCCTGGGAAGATTCACCTCGAGGATCCTCATCAGCTTTTTGAGTTGGAGGGGGGTCAGTCTCGCGAGTATCCCTTCGAATGCCTCCCAATCCCCAGGATAGGTGGTCATCCCATGAGTTATGAAGACAGACTCATCCTCCGGCTCGTCCATGAGCCGGAAGAGGGAGTCGGAGGCAAGAGCCCAGGAACTGGAGCCCCTCCTGGGCTTGCGGAGCACCCGTTTCTTCGGTTTCTTCGCCTTAGAGCTCGGGGAGCCCGAGGATTTTctttctcttcttatttccctccGTGGAAGCAATAGAGGGAGCAACGGGTGGGGGCACATCTTCATCCCCTTCCGAAGGCCTAAGTTCAGTGGTCTTAGGCAAATCTACAATGATAAAGAAGAGGGGCTAGTACAATATGAAGTGGAGATGTAATGTTGTCTATTCGGAAAGagaccttaccatgagaacgggcttCCCATCCAACCTTTGAGAGTCTGTGCCACGTGCGCTCAAAGTAGGACATCTGAGTACAAATGCCCTCGATCCACTCATTTAACCGGGGGACCACATTCGGAACCCGGGCAACAGCTGCACAACCACAAACATAAATGAAAATATCGAAATAAAATAAGGAGAAATTTTAATGAAGGAGTTGCACTTACGAGACACATTCCATTTCTTAGGGAATGGCATGTATTCTGGGGGGATCTGATCCTCGGTCCTAACTCGGACGAAGCGTCCCTGCCATCCACGGTCTCGGTCTTTGTCGATACAAGAGAAGGGAGCCTTGCTGGCCCAACGCGTGAGCTTGGTCAGTCCCCCTTGGAacattcggggactgtataatcGAAGCAAGTGGTCGATCGTGAACCGACGAGATTCGGTCATGTTCATGAAATAACGGAGGAGGGTCATGATCCTCCACATTGACAGATGGATTTTCCTGAGGCACActtcgtacctcttacaaaaatCTAGGATGATCGGGTCCACCGGGCttaacgtgaagggataagtgtaaatactaAAGTACCCCTTCACATGAGTAGTAACGGCCTCCTCGGGCTCGGGGACTACTACGTGTTTGTCTTCCCAATCGGAGTCCTTACGAACTATGGGAAGAACGTCCTCGGTCACAGAACATATATACCTCGAGACCCCTTCGCCTCGGTCCTATTTACGTGAAGGCTTCTCGTCTTTGAAGTTGTCAACAATCGAGCAGTCGCCGGGAATAAACACCGACAAATGGGGCTCGGGGGCCTGTTCATTAGTAGCTGCAACAGGGGAAGTTGTTTCGAGGGCCACCACCTCGAGGGAAACCGCTTCAGTACCAGTGGCCGGCCAAAAAGATGAAAAGGCAATTTGTTGAGGAacagtttttgatgtttttgccattgtcATTTGAgataaagtttgaaaatttgatgAGTAAACACAAAGTTTTAGAGAAATGAGTTTTGAAGATGAAGAACagggtatgaagatttgaagaaattttgataGAAATCTAAAGATTGCTATGAAGATTGAATAACAtggatgaagatttgaagatttgataAAGGTTCCGATAATAATTGATGGCTCGAAGATAGCAGTTGGATCGGAAAATAGAAAAGGACGAAGGAAGGAGGCTTTTATAGAGAAAAAGCCGACGCTTCACATTTGAAGGGTAATATCGAGCCCACCGCAAGACTTGACTCCCCGGCGAGCCAAACGGAGCAGGAACGTGACCGTGATGTATCGAAGTCAGTGTGAAGAACCCCTCATATTGGGGCTCGGGAAAATCACCTGCCTTCGGGGATATCAGGGCCATATCCTCGCGGCCCAATCTGAAGATTGAAGACTTCCGAGAACATTGCCAAGTAGCTGCGCACAACTAACAAAAGGTCGTGATGTCCGTGCCTGACCAGATATCACAGCGCGAATCTCGGCTCATATTAACGATCGGCGCaacggaagatttttaccttcttTAGAATTATACTTTGagtaaaactctcctactatataaagggaaaagATTATTATTCATGCACACAATGTAATACGCATATCAAgataatatactattattttctatgttattcaaagttcttacttttgttcattaGTTTTTCATTTTTGTgagcccgggatcgaaggcaTGCATTATATTAAGCTATTACTGAGTCCGGGATCACTCCCTttaattggtttgacaatttattatatcttttatctgtttaatctaacgtttttatcatttgt
It encodes:
- the LOC138904107 gene encoding nucleolin 1-like; this encodes MAKTSKTVPQQIAFSSFWPATGTEAVSLEVVALETTSPVAATNEQAPEPHLSVFIPGDCSIVDNFKDEKPSRIRRDTRETDPPPTQKADEDPRGESSQDASSAPKEVPITIKISGKPSFTESMLEEAQTRKEKSNKGSAIAERDALGKELEITRSKSEATRDDAEEIVAQYRADVEAAKARLKTTTEYVRRLSRRETLEEIHARDFDLSAEIDVAKRFEVEAKKLAKPEDEEGSEGSNEPEDEEGPNGSGDEVGSGEDQA